The following proteins are co-located in the Lagenorhynchus albirostris chromosome 2, mLagAlb1.1, whole genome shotgun sequence genome:
- the ATF3 gene encoding cyclic AMP-dependent transcription factor ATF-3 isoform X2 yields MMLQHPGQVSASEVSASAIVPCLSPPGSLVFEDFANLTPFVKEELRFAIQSKHLCHRMSSALESVTVSSRPLEMSVTKAEVAPEEDERKKRRRERNKIAAAKCRNKKKEKTECLQKESEKLESVNAELKAQIEELKNEKQHLIYMLNLHRPTCIVRAQNGRTPEDERNLFIQQIKEGTLQS; encoded by the exons ATGATGCTTCAACACCCAGGCCAGGTCTCTGCCTCGGAAGTCAGTGCCTCTGCCATCGTCCCCTGCCTGTCCCCTCCTGGGTCACTGGTGTTTGAGGATTTTGCTAACCTGACACCCTTTGTCAAGGAAGAGCTGAGGTTCGCCATCCAGAGCAAGCACCTCTGCCACCGGATGTCCTCGGCGCTGGAGTCAGTCACCGTCAGCAGCAGACCCCTCGAGATGTCAGTCACCAAAGCCGAG GTAGCCCCTGaagaagatgaaaggaaaaagaggCGACGGGAAAGAAATAAGATTGCAGCTGCCAAGTGCCGAaacaagaagaaggagaagacagagtgcCTGCAGAAG GAGTCAGAGAAGCTGGAGAGTGTGAATGCCGAACTGAAGGCCCAAATTGAGGAGCTCAAGAATGAGAAGCAGCATTTGATATACATGCTCAACCTGCACCGGCCCACATGCATTGTCCGGGCTCAGAACGGGAGGACTCCAGAAGATGAGAGAAACCTTTTTATCCAACAGATAAAAGAGGGAACATTGCAGAGCTAA
- the ATF3 gene encoding cyclic AMP-dependent transcription factor ATF-3 isoform X1, with protein sequence MGKERASRGRARGRWGSPCPPGSAGRQDSAGSPERKLVGKMMLQHPGQVSASEVSASAIVPCLSPPGSLVFEDFANLTPFVKEELRFAIQSKHLCHRMSSALESVTVSSRPLEMSVTKAEVAPEEDERKKRRRERNKIAAAKCRNKKKEKTECLQKESEKLESVNAELKAQIEELKNEKQHLIYMLNLHRPTCIVRAQNGRTPEDERNLFIQQIKEGTLQS encoded by the exons ATGGGGAAGGAGCGGGCGAGCCGGGGTCGCGCGCGCGGCCGCTGGGGGTCGCCCTGCCCGCCCGGGAGCGCCGGGAGGCAGGACAGCGCCGGTAGCCCGGAGCGAAAGTTAGTTGG CAAAATGATGCTTCAACACCCAGGCCAGGTCTCTGCCTCGGAAGTCAGTGCCTCTGCCATCGTCCCCTGCCTGTCCCCTCCTGGGTCACTGGTGTTTGAGGATTTTGCTAACCTGACACCCTTTGTCAAGGAAGAGCTGAGGTTCGCCATCCAGAGCAAGCACCTCTGCCACCGGATGTCCTCGGCGCTGGAGTCAGTCACCGTCAGCAGCAGACCCCTCGAGATGTCAGTCACCAAAGCCGAG GTAGCCCCTGaagaagatgaaaggaaaaagaggCGACGGGAAAGAAATAAGATTGCAGCTGCCAAGTGCCGAaacaagaagaaggagaagacagagtgcCTGCAGAAG GAGTCAGAGAAGCTGGAGAGTGTGAATGCCGAACTGAAGGCCCAAATTGAGGAGCTCAAGAATGAGAAGCAGCATTTGATATACATGCTCAACCTGCACCGGCCCACATGCATTGTCCGGGCTCAGAACGGGAGGACTCCAGAAGATGAGAGAAACCTTTTTATCCAACAGATAAAAGAGGGAACATTGCAGAGCTAA
- the LOC132515770 gene encoding Golgi-associated RAB2 interactor protein 4-like yields the protein MSGDSLLPYHTAQSSTGVGLFNTTTGKLQQQLRKGEYHIFKDAPVFESDFIQITKRGDLIDVHNCVCMVTVGITSSSPVLPLPDTMLLARWATGCEEHAEHSQAAKGKSHEAAKTLELTRLLPLTLVSISTHNREKQQLRVRFATGRSWYLQLCAPLDAQEDLFTSWEELIYLLRPPVEGLSCTYAVPAWDMICMPVFEEEEDGRSPAVEDFQGKWDQDHVSICSLHTCSELAGATSAAFAGGEGIQLDSHKPDTMPDVATAKAKPTVLDKASASRATTKVETAGVAGGTAAGAPSVAVIKPPAPEEQSTATAATASNGPGGSKTSIATGGTARTSLRSRKTVLYSGYASSTSTSLSPEAGVTVVGAEPTGKTAEGRADEEDEGTLVSTLPQEGKVSEQDGSSQRVSQARKARRERREHWGEDRALTSPSLCSSVESHHKAAGNKTIQKAAGPCSGGGRATRDDQKDKGHGSPGGSEQGTAHKGISRAPITNESRTSHKSGRSLSTASAGPTTERLSRISSFFRNVRASLTTKTVASSRDKYVSILAKPVEGTRMEAVVETAESGQGLEITGGVTSDTMEPVTAEAHQ from the exons ATGAGTGGGGACTCTCTGCTCCCGTATCACACGGCCCAGAGCAGCACCGGGGTGGGCCTGTTCAACACCACCACGGGGAAGCTGCAGCAGCAACTGCGCAAGGGCGAATACCACATATTCAAGGACGCACCGGTATTCGAGAGCGACTTTATCCAGATCACGAAGAGGGGAGACCTGATTGACGTGCACAACTGTGTCTGCATGGTGACCGTGGGCATCACATCCAGCAGCCCCGTCCTCCCACTCCCAGACACCATGCTGCTGGCCCGATGGGCCACCGGCTGTGAAGAGCACGCTGAGCACAGCCAGGCCGCCAAGGGCAAGAGCCACGAGGCTGCAAAGACCTTAGAGCTCACCAGGCTCCTGCCCTTGACACTCGTGAGCATCTCCACTCACAATCGTGAGAAACAACAGCTGCGCGTGAGGTTTGCCACTGGCCGCTCCTGGTACCTGCAGCTGTGTGCCCCTCTGGACGCGCAGGAAGACCTCTTCACCTCTTGGGAAGAGCTGATTTACCTCCTGCGACCACCAGTGGAGGGTCTCAGCTGCACCTACGCCGTTCCAGCCTGGGACATGATCTGCATGCCTGTGttcgaggaggaggaggacggcaGGAGCCCGGCAGTGGAGGATTTCCAAGGAAAGTGGGATCAGGACCACGTGAGCATCTGCAGCCTCCACACGTGCTCTGAGCTGGCCGGGGCCACGTCCGCAGCTTTTGCTGGTGGGGAGGGGATCCAACTGGACTCCCACAAGCCCGATACCATGCCCGATGTGGCCACCGCAAAAGCAAAACCTACAGTGCTTGACAAAGCGTCAGCGTCGCGGGCAACGACAAAGGTGGAGACAGCGGGGGTGGCAGGAGGCACCGCAGCGGGTGCTCCGAGCGTGGCAGTGATCAAGCCTCCTGCCCCTGAAGAGCAGAGCACGGCCACAGCAGCCACAGCCAGCAACGGTCCAGGAGGAAGCAAAACCAGCATAGCCACCGGGGGCACTGCCAGAACATCCCTGAGGAGCAGGAAAACGGTGCT CTATTCAGGGTATGCTTCCAGCACGTCCACCAGCCTCTCCCCAGAGGCCGGCGTGACTGTGGTCGGAGCAGAACCCACCGGCAAGACTGCTGAAGGAAGAGCCGACGAGGAGGACGAGGGGACCCTCGTCTCAACCTTGCCACAGGAAGGCAAAGTGAGTGAACAGGATGGCAGCTCACAGAGGGTGTCCCAGGCCCGCAAggcaagaagggagagaagggagcacTGGGGAGAGGACAGAGCTCTTACGAGCCCCTCGCTCTGCAGTTCAGTGGAAAGCCACCACAAGGCAGCGGGGAACAAGACCATCCAGAAAGCAGCTGGCCCGTGCTCAGGCGGCGGCAGAGCCACTAGAGATGACCAAAAGGACAAAGGCCACGGCAGCCCGGGGGGCAGCGAGCAGGGCACTGCTCACAAAGGCATCAGCCGTGCTCCCATCACCAACGAGTCCAGGACCTCGCACAAATCGGGCAGGAGCTTATCTACAGCGAGTGCAGGTCCCACCACCGAGAGACTCAGCAGGATCAGCTCTTTCTTCAGGAACGTCAGAGCCAGTCTCACTACAAAGACAGTGGCCTCCTCACGCGATAAATATGTGAGCATCCTGGCGAAGCCAGTGGAAGGGACCCGAATGGAGGCCGTCGTAGAGACAGCAGAGAgtggccaggggctggagatCACTGGAGGTGTGACATCTGACACCATGGAGCCAGTGACCGCTGAAGCCCATCAATAG